From the Burkholderia mayonis genome, one window contains:
- the ltnD gene encoding L-threonate dehydrogenase — MPNESRRRLTMSRNVGVIGLGAMGLGVARSLLRAGFRVHACDVRENVLAAFAAEGGARCATPAELGARCDVVITLVVNAEQTDAVLFGEHGAVTAMKPGGVVISSATVAPEFAVQLGARLAAAGMLMLDAPVSGGAARAASGEMTMMTSGPAAAYEACDDVLAAIAGKVYRLGDAHGAGAKVKIINQLLAGVHIAAAAEAMALGLREGVDPDALYDVITHSAGNSWMFENRVPHILNGDYTPLSAVDIFVKDLGLVLDTARRSKFPLPLSAAAHQMFMSASSAGHGGEDDSAVIKTFPGITLPAHR, encoded by the coding sequence GCCTGGGCGTCGCCCGTTCGCTGTTGCGCGCGGGCTTTCGCGTGCATGCGTGCGACGTGCGCGAGAACGTGCTCGCCGCGTTCGCCGCCGAAGGCGGCGCGCGCTGTGCGACGCCCGCCGAGCTCGGCGCGCGGTGCGATGTCGTGATCACGCTCGTCGTCAACGCGGAGCAGACGGACGCGGTGCTGTTCGGCGAGCACGGCGCGGTGACCGCGATGAAGCCCGGCGGCGTCGTGATCTCGAGCGCGACGGTCGCGCCGGAGTTCGCCGTGCAGCTCGGCGCGCGGCTCGCGGCGGCCGGCATGCTGATGCTCGACGCGCCCGTGTCGGGCGGCGCGGCGCGCGCGGCGTCGGGCGAGATGACGATGATGACGTCGGGCCCCGCCGCCGCGTACGAAGCGTGCGACGACGTGCTAGCCGCGATCGCGGGCAAGGTCTACCGGCTCGGCGACGCGCACGGCGCGGGCGCGAAGGTGAAGATCATCAATCAGTTGCTCGCGGGCGTGCACATCGCGGCGGCGGCCGAGGCGATGGCGCTCGGCCTGCGCGAAGGCGTCGATCCCGACGCGCTCTACGACGTGATCACGCACAGCGCCGGCAACTCGTGGATGTTCGAGAACCGCGTGCCGCACATCCTGAACGGCGACTACACGCCGCTGTCGGCGGTCGACATCTTCGTGAAGGATCTCGGCCTCGTGCTCGACACCGCGCGCCGCAGCAAATTCCCGCTGCCGCTTTCCGCGGCCGCGCACCAGATGTTCATGAGCGCGTCGAGCGCGGGTCATGGCGGCGAGGACGACTCGGCCGTCATCAAGACCTTCCCCGGCATCACGCTGCCGGCGCACCGCTGA